Proteins from a genomic interval of Rubinisphaera italica:
- a CDS encoding AAA family ATPase → MENHSHAAIEKLISNISQVLLGKDKTVRLAVTALLAQGHLLIEDAPGVGKTSLAKALAMSLNCEYTRLQFTPDLLPSDILGTSVFLPGSGDFEFRRGPVFTNVLLADEINRTTPRTQSALLEAMSEFQVSVDAKTYTLERPFFVLATQNPHEFEGTYPLPENQLDRFMLRIEIGYPSMEVEKEVLRSHRLGEPVSQLQAALDKTALVKIQDEVRNVKMDDSIHEYILQIAHATRDHAELSLGISTRGVITMMHALQAFAFVSGRDYVTPDDVKALAVPVFAHRIVVGGILRESSRDRAAGIIDNLLTTIAVPV, encoded by the coding sequence GTGGAAAATCATTCCCACGCGGCCATTGAAAAATTGATTTCCAATATCAGTCAGGTCCTCCTGGGCAAAGACAAAACCGTTCGACTCGCTGTCACTGCTCTGCTGGCACAAGGGCATCTTTTGATTGAGGATGCTCCGGGAGTTGGAAAAACATCTTTAGCCAAAGCTCTGGCGATGAGCCTGAACTGTGAATACACACGTCTGCAATTCACTCCCGACCTGCTTCCGAGCGATATTCTCGGAACCAGTGTGTTCCTGCCGGGCTCTGGCGACTTTGAATTTCGCCGCGGTCCTGTTTTCACCAATGTGCTACTGGCCGATGAAATCAATCGGACCACTCCACGTACACAAAGTGCATTGCTTGAGGCGATGAGTGAATTTCAGGTTTCTGTCGATGCAAAAACCTACACTCTGGAGCGCCCCTTCTTTGTATTGGCGACACAAAATCCCCATGAATTCGAAGGAACCTATCCGTTACCCGAGAATCAACTCGACCGCTTCATGCTGAGAATCGAAATCGGCTATCCTTCGATGGAAGTCGAAAAGGAAGTACTACGCTCTCATCGACTTGGGGAACCAGTCAGCCAATTGCAGGCGGCTCTCGATAAAACAGCGCTTGTAAAAATCCAGGATGAAGTCCGCAATGTGAAGATGGACGATTCGATTCACGAATACATTCTGCAAATCGCCCATGCAACACGAGATCATGCGGAGCTTTCTCTCGGAATCAGCACCCGGGGAGTGATCACGATGATGCACGCTTTGCAGGCTTTTGCGTTTGTCAGTGGCCGAGATTATGTGACCCCCGATGATGTGAAAGCCCTGGCGGTTCCTGTGTTTGCTCACCGGATTGTTGTCGGGGGAATTTTACGAGAGTCGAGTCGAGATCGAGCTGCAGGGATCATCGACAATCTCCTCACCACAATTGCAGTCCCTGTATAA
- the surE gene encoding 5'/3'-nucleotidase SurE codes for MHILLANDDGIHAPGLIALESKLSALGEVSVVAPAHEQSGVGHSITYRSPLQVEEVYREGKRFGWSVHGSPADCVKLGILELCPRKPDLIVSGINSGSNYGINVLYSGTVAAAIEGAFFGIPSVAISLNTTTPPDFELAASRSVRILQRLLGVMEAHPPEAGSLWSINFPPSNAQLQGVRFATMGVKRHTETMEKRIDPRGKPYYWSGNDPLHNHEFETETDIRALSENYVTITPLKFDLTDYDRLPKNRTPDWDCL; via the coding sequence ATGCATATTCTACTGGCCAACGATGACGGGATACACGCACCAGGTTTAATTGCACTGGAATCAAAACTGAGTGCACTGGGAGAAGTCAGCGTTGTTGCACCGGCTCATGAGCAAAGCGGCGTCGGGCACAGCATCACGTATCGTAGCCCGCTTCAGGTCGAAGAAGTCTATCGAGAGGGAAAGCGATTTGGCTGGTCGGTGCATGGGAGTCCTGCCGATTGCGTGAAACTGGGAATTTTAGAGCTCTGCCCTCGCAAACCTGATCTGATCGTTTCCGGCATCAATTCCGGATCGAACTACGGCATCAACGTGCTGTATTCGGGAACTGTCGCCGCTGCGATCGAAGGCGCTTTTTTTGGAATTCCCTCAGTGGCGATCTCCCTGAACACAACAACCCCTCCAGATTTTGAACTCGCTGCCAGCAGAAGCGTACGCATTCTGCAACGATTGCTTGGGGTTATGGAAGCTCACCCCCCAGAAGCAGGCTCACTTTGGAGTATCAACTTTCCTCCATCCAATGCACAACTCCAGGGAGTCCGTTTTGCGACAATGGGAGTGAAACGTCACACCGAAACCATGGAAAAACGCATCGATCCCCGAGGCAAACCTTATTATTGGAGTGGAAACGATCCGCTGCACAATCATGAATTTGAAACAGAAACCGACATCCGGGCACTCTCGGAAAACTATGTAACAATCACGCCTCTCAAGTTCGATTTAACCGATTACGACCGACTTCCAAAGAATCGCACTCCAGATTGGGACTGCCTGTAA
- a CDS encoding Rne/Rng family ribonuclease, with protein sequence MNTEMLVNVYQPEESRIAIVEDGVLEELYVERNSQESFVGNIYKGRVVNIESSIQAAFVDFGVGSNGFLHVSDVEAEYFKHLPPVENSRPQRDRSRPPVNKGGRRPQNKRPGSERSVAGKPSIQQIFKRGDEVLVQVIKDGIGTKGPTLSTYISIPGRYLVLMPALQRVGISRKIINLDDRKKLRDIIKELEPPEGLGFIVRTAGIDRSEKDLRRDMNYLLRLWKTIVRRIEKQSAPVDIYEESDMITRTIRDIYTSEIDRVLIDDKTQYERAREFMKVVLPKQVDRVQFYEGSEPLFHKYNIEQEITNIQSRTVPLQGGGSIVIDPTEALVAIDVNSGTHRVDDNAEETAYQVNIKAAKEISRQIRLRDLGGVIVNDFIDMKAEKHRRGVERELQNAVKRDRARTKVLRISPFGLIEMTRQRIRPSLKRSIYEECPCCNGTGSVKTAESVAIEVMREVMRASSQESIGRISVELNHRVATYLANKKRKELLELEDRNKVVINFESRYDVNPNHLEIRCQSKFGDEIAFSHSMSSK encoded by the coding sequence ATGAATACAGAAATGCTGGTCAATGTTTACCAGCCTGAGGAAAGCCGCATCGCAATTGTCGAAGATGGTGTCCTTGAAGAGCTTTATGTCGAGCGGAACAGCCAGGAAAGTTTCGTCGGCAATATCTATAAAGGTCGTGTCGTCAATATTGAATCGAGCATTCAGGCGGCATTTGTTGACTTCGGCGTCGGGTCTAACGGGTTTCTCCACGTCAGCGATGTCGAAGCCGAGTACTTCAAGCACCTTCCACCGGTCGAGAATTCACGACCACAACGGGATCGCTCGCGACCACCAGTTAACAAAGGCGGTCGTCGTCCTCAGAACAAACGCCCAGGCAGCGAACGTTCCGTGGCGGGCAAGCCTTCCATTCAGCAGATTTTCAAGCGTGGCGATGAAGTGCTCGTGCAAGTCATTAAAGATGGCATCGGTACAAAAGGTCCAACACTCTCGACTTATATCAGTATCCCAGGTCGCTACCTCGTTTTGATGCCTGCTCTACAGCGAGTTGGTATCAGCCGGAAAATTATCAACCTGGATGATCGCAAGAAACTTCGCGATATCATCAAAGAGCTTGAGCCGCCGGAAGGACTTGGCTTTATTGTTAGAACGGCAGGGATTGATCGCTCTGAAAAGGATCTTCGCCGCGACATGAACTACCTGCTGCGATTGTGGAAGACGATTGTTCGCCGCATTGAAAAGCAGTCTGCCCCAGTCGATATCTATGAAGAAAGCGACATGATTACTCGCACGATTCGCGATATCTACACCAGCGAAATTGATCGGGTACTGATTGACGACAAAACCCAATACGAGCGTGCTCGTGAGTTCATGAAAGTCGTACTCCCCAAGCAGGTCGATCGCGTTCAGTTTTACGAAGGCTCCGAGCCCCTGTTCCATAAATACAATATTGAGCAGGAAATTACGAATATCCAGAGCAGAACTGTCCCACTGCAGGGGGGAGGTTCGATTGTGATTGATCCGACAGAAGCCCTGGTTGCCATCGATGTCAACAGTGGAACACATCGGGTTGATGATAATGCCGAGGAAACGGCTTATCAGGTGAATATTAAAGCGGCTAAGGAAATTTCCCGTCAAATCCGTCTTCGCGACCTTGGTGGAGTCATCGTCAATGACTTCATCGATATGAAGGCCGAGAAGCATCGCAGGGGGGTCGAGCGAGAACTACAAAATGCCGTCAAACGCGATCGTGCTCGGACCAAAGTGCTGAGAATCAGTCCGTTTGGTTTGATTGAGATGACGCGACAGCGAATTCGGCCTTCGCTCAAGCGGAGTATCTATGAAGAATGCCCCTGCTGCAATGGCACCGGCTCGGTCAAAACCGCGGAAAGTGTCGCGATTGAAGTCATGCGGGAAGTGATGCGGGCCTCAAGTCAGGAATCCATTGGTCGCATTTCCGTCGAACTCAATCACCGCGTGGCAACGTATCTGGCCAACAAAAAGCGAAAAGAACTACTCGAACTGGAGGACCGCAACAAGGTCGTCATCAACTTTGAATCTCGCTACGACGTGAATCCCAATCATCTGGAAATTCGCTGTCAGAGTAAATTTGGTGATGAAATTGCGTTTTCACACAGCATGAGCTCGAAATAA
- the rplU gene encoding 50S ribosomal protein L21 produces the protein MFAIIEDSGRQFKVAPGLEIAVDLREGLEEGGDLVFDRILLANGGAGSVIGKPIIEGATIAASIVDPYFKGPKLEVQKFRRRKNSRRHTGHRQKYALVKIGDFNVPGLEVVEEKVESAPAESVAIEETSSDE, from the coding sequence ATGTTTGCAATTATTGAAGATAGTGGACGTCAGTTCAAAGTCGCTCCCGGTTTGGAAATCGCTGTCGATCTGCGTGAAGGTCTCGAAGAGGGTGGCGATCTCGTTTTCGATCGCATCCTGCTCGCCAATGGTGGAGCCGGCAGTGTGATCGGAAAACCGATCATCGAAGGAGCGACAATTGCCGCCAGCATTGTCGATCCCTACTTCAAGGGGCCTAAACTGGAAGTCCAGAAGTTCCGTCGTCGAAAAAACTCACGTCGTCATACAGGCCATCGCCAGAAATATGCTCTCGTTAAAATTGGCGATTTCAATGTGCCGGGGCTGGAAGTTGTCGAAGAGAAGGTTGAATCTGCCCCTGCAGAATCAGTCGCGATTGAAGAGACAAGCTCAGATGAATAA
- the miaA gene encoding tRNA (adenosine(37)-N6)-dimethylallyltransferase MiaA, with translation MNVPPEILTKCWFLAGPTAVGKTETSLLLAERLDAEILSLDSMAIYRQMDIGTAKPSLAERQRVPHHLIDIINPDEDFSTAEFVRCASQIAAEIVRRGRTPLFVGGTGLYLRSILRGVFEGPDADWDYRRQLEAEEADSPGSLHGKLQQCDPPLAEKLHPNDLRRVIRALEVYHLTGTQLSVQQQQAARIPEETSGNVFWLHPDRDWLYERINRRVDLMFEQGLVEEVRLLLQRNPPASRTALQGLGYKEMVEHLSGDMPLDEAREMIKIRTRQFAKRQHTWFRNLPECQEIKVTGNQSPLDLVEAIIQHSKT, from the coding sequence ATGAATGTTCCGCCTGAAATCCTGACGAAGTGTTGGTTTCTGGCTGGGCCGACGGCTGTCGGGAAGACGGAAACGTCATTGCTGCTGGCCGAGAGATTGGATGCGGAAATCCTTTCACTCGATTCCATGGCCATTTATCGTCAGATGGATATCGGGACAGCTAAACCTTCTCTCGCAGAACGGCAGCGGGTTCCGCATCATCTGATCGATATCATCAACCCTGACGAGGATTTCAGCACAGCGGAATTTGTCCGCTGTGCCAGCCAGATCGCAGCAGAGATTGTCCGTCGAGGGAGAACACCATTATTTGTCGGTGGCACAGGCTTATATCTTCGCTCGATCTTACGCGGAGTTTTTGAAGGCCCGGATGCTGATTGGGATTATCGGCGTCAGTTGGAAGCTGAGGAAGCAGACTCGCCCGGAAGTCTGCATGGTAAACTGCAACAGTGTGATCCCCCTCTGGCAGAGAAATTGCACCCCAATGATCTGCGACGCGTTATCCGTGCCCTGGAAGTGTATCACCTGACTGGAACCCAACTCTCTGTTCAACAACAGCAGGCTGCCCGCATTCCAGAAGAGACTTCAGGCAACGTATTCTGGTTGCATCCGGATCGAGACTGGCTTTATGAGCGAATCAATCGACGCGTCGACCTGATGTTTGAGCAGGGACTTGTCGAAGAAGTTCGACTGCTGCTCCAAAGGAATCCCCCTGCTTCGAGAACCGCATTGCAGGGACTCGGCTACAAAGAGATGGTCGAGCATTTGAGCGGCGACATGCCATTGGATGAAGCTCGTGAAATGATCAAAATCAGAACTCGCCAGTTTGCCAAACGCCAGCACACCTGGTTTCGCAATTTGCCCGAGTGCCAAGAAATAAAGGTGACCGGAAACCAGTCACCTTTGGATCTTGTCGAGGCCATAATTCAGCATTCAAAAACGTGA
- a CDS encoding thioredoxin family protein, translating into MRLIITTIVTTVLVLSTTLKADDTTLDKKVWHQELQKAHVLAKSESKPMLIVFGATWCKFCKKLEKETFSDPQMQAYVQANFIPVHLDLDEQKSIGKILEVKSLPCTVVLSPNADLLGKVVGYKDTSAMKIQLDKALQTQSVLKQASKDKVVK; encoded by the coding sequence ATGCGACTGATTATTACAACAATCGTCACCACTGTTCTGGTTTTATCCACCACGCTGAAAGCTGACGACACAACACTGGATAAAAAAGTCTGGCACCAGGAATTACAGAAGGCACACGTTCTCGCCAAGAGCGAAAGCAAACCGATGCTGATTGTGTTTGGGGCCACCTGGTGCAAGTTCTGCAAGAAGCTCGAAAAGGAAACCTTCTCCGATCCACAGATGCAGGCTTATGTACAGGCTAACTTTATTCCCGTGCATCTTGATCTGGATGAACAGAAATCAATCGGAAAGATCCTGGAAGTCAAATCTCTGCCTTGCACAGTCGTACTGAGCCCAAACGCCGATTTACTCGGCAAAGTGGTTGGCTACAAAGACACTTCCGCAATGAAAATTCAACTCGACAAAGCACTGCAGACACAAAGCGTATTAAAGCAGGCTTCAAAAGATAAAGTCGTGAAATAA
- the murJ gene encoding murein biosynthesis integral membrane protein MurJ encodes MEDIAPLSQSQHNSSGHNQSSSWMRHVRRVGLLTFLSRILGLIRDMGMAATFGNGPLLDAFTLAFRIPNLSRRLFGEGALTTAFLPRYAETLEQDQSKAEQLASAVLFILVVTLSLMTLLGYGLICTLYLTNLLGESSRELLVMAGALLPYVLLICATAQLCAMLNAQGYFSIPATVPILLNLIWILAIWFITPCYTDPQTQVYIVIGAILLGGGMQLLLPAMHLFLLGFRIHWNTRDQLREARKVFRHMLPIVFGLSITQVNSICDGTLAWWFALPEQGSWITPGSASALYYGQRMYQFPLGIFGIALGTVLFARLALHVKTNQMESVRQDVQFGLRFVLIIGLPASAGMMLLAYPIAETLLQRGQFDAFDTQQTTQTIIAYGTAIWSYLGITLLQRVFYAIGDVRTPLRIGLATVSLNLVLNFPLMIWLGGKGLAYATAIAAVVQFIYLWAVLKRNIPISFSATNLEIVGKLILSTLCMSLAIWLLLQVLPDPELKRWQAVQLLFLISVAVIVYGLSLKKLQVEELGEILGFKKNQTIPNSQEDLDSNPENP; translated from the coding sequence ATGGAAGACATCGCACCGTTGTCGCAATCCCAACACAACTCTTCGGGCCATAACCAATCTTCTTCCTGGATGCGTCACGTCCGCAGGGTCGGCTTATTGACGTTTCTGAGTCGCATTCTTGGCTTGATTCGCGACATGGGAATGGCTGCGACATTCGGCAATGGCCCTTTGCTGGATGCCTTCACACTGGCATTTCGCATTCCGAATTTGAGCAGACGCTTATTTGGAGAAGGCGCTTTAACCACTGCCTTTCTCCCCCGCTATGCCGAAACCCTTGAACAGGATCAGTCAAAAGCTGAGCAACTCGCCTCAGCTGTCCTCTTCATTTTAGTTGTGACACTGAGCTTAATGACATTGCTGGGTTACGGACTGATCTGCACATTGTATCTGACGAATCTCCTCGGAGAATCGAGCCGTGAATTGTTGGTGATGGCTGGGGCCTTGTTACCATATGTGTTGCTCATCTGTGCGACTGCTCAGTTGTGTGCGATGCTGAATGCCCAGGGGTATTTTTCGATTCCTGCAACGGTCCCGATCCTGCTGAACCTGATCTGGATCCTGGCAATCTGGTTCATTACTCCCTGTTACACAGATCCACAGACGCAAGTTTACATTGTCATCGGTGCAATCCTGTTGGGAGGGGGAATGCAACTGCTATTGCCGGCAATGCATTTATTTCTACTGGGGTTTCGTATTCACTGGAACACGCGTGACCAATTGCGCGAGGCTCGCAAGGTCTTTCGCCACATGCTGCCCATTGTATTTGGATTGTCGATCACACAGGTCAACTCGATTTGCGATGGAACACTCGCCTGGTGGTTTGCGTTACCGGAGCAAGGTTCCTGGATTACACCCGGTTCCGCTTCGGCTCTATATTACGGGCAGAGAATGTATCAATTCCCGCTGGGAATTTTTGGGATCGCTCTCGGGACAGTTCTATTTGCGCGTCTGGCTCTTCATGTGAAAACCAATCAGATGGAATCGGTTCGACAGGATGTGCAATTTGGATTGCGTTTTGTACTCATCATCGGCTTACCAGCCTCTGCAGGCATGATGCTGTTAGCTTATCCCATTGCAGAAACATTGCTCCAGCGAGGACAGTTTGATGCCTTCGATACGCAGCAAACCACGCAGACAATTATCGCTTACGGCACTGCGATCTGGTCCTATTTGGGAATCACCTTATTACAGCGAGTGTTTTATGCAATTGGAGATGTCAGAACTCCTTTGAGGATCGGGCTGGCAACCGTATCACTCAATCTCGTTTTGAATTTTCCATTGATGATCTGGCTCGGAGGCAAGGGCTTAGCCTATGCCACGGCTATCGCGGCTGTCGTACAGTTCATTTACTTATGGGCTGTTTTAAAGCGTAATATTCCAATTTCGTTCTCCGCAACAAATTTAGAAATTGTAGGGAAGCTGATCCTGAGCACGTTATGCATGTCACTGGCAATCTGGCTTCTACTGCAAGTATTACCAGACCCTGAACTCAAACGCTGGCAAGCTGTGCAGTTGTTGTTTTTGATCAGTGTGGCTGTCATCGTTTACGGACTCAGTTTGAAAAAATTACAAGTTGAAGAACTGGGGGAGATCCTGGGATTTAAGAAGAATCAGACGATTCCCAACAGCCAGGAGGATCTCGACTCGAATCCGGAGAATCCTTAG
- a CDS encoding IS1380 family transposase, whose protein sequence is MTQCSTKSLTFQPHQRREVVANFDGLMITSDAGGLLLRELDNKLKLTSRVAGCFSDHRDFDYIEHSVLELVRQRIFALTLGYEDLNDHDRLRDDPLLALLAGKDDLTGQQRARERDRGHALAGKSTLNRLELTPPGASPESRYKKITANCSDFSRLFVDLFLDAHQRPPEEIILDFDATDDPLHGHQLGRFFHGYYKQYCYLPLYIFCGEHLLCAQLRPADIDASLGTVEQLQRIVPLIRQRWPEVRIVIRGDSGFCREPIMQWCEKNEVQYILGLAKNERLKEMIEAQRVAAKLFFDDTKQAARLFADLRYRTLKSWSCQRRVVAKAEHLSKGENPRFVVTNLTEDQADARTLYEDLYCQRGEMENRIKEQQLCLFADRTSCATMRANQLRLWFSSVAYVLLAALRRHGLQGTDHAKARCDTIRVKLLKIGAQVRVTCRKVWLSLSEAYPYRELFGQVWQNLQDLPPRPVPG, encoded by the coding sequence ATGACACAGTGTTCCACAAAGTCCCTCACTTTTCAACCCCACCAGCGTCGCGAAGTCGTGGCCAATTTTGATGGTCTGATGATCACCTCCGATGCGGGCGGGCTCTTGCTGCGGGAACTCGATAACAAGCTGAAGTTGACTTCACGGGTCGCTGGTTGTTTTAGCGATCATCGCGATTTCGATTATATTGAGCACTCCGTGCTCGAACTGGTCAGGCAGCGTATTTTTGCGTTAACGCTCGGCTATGAAGACCTCAATGATCATGACCGCCTGCGGGATGATCCATTGCTCGCGCTGCTGGCCGGCAAAGACGATCTGACCGGACAACAGCGAGCGCGGGAACGTGATCGCGGGCATGCTCTGGCCGGCAAAAGCACGCTCAATCGACTCGAGTTGACTCCCCCCGGAGCCAGCCCGGAGAGCCGCTACAAAAAGATCACGGCCAACTGCAGCGACTTCTCACGTTTGTTCGTGGATCTGTTTCTCGACGCTCACCAGAGGCCGCCCGAAGAAATCATTCTCGATTTCGACGCCACCGATGATCCACTGCACGGACATCAACTCGGGCGATTCTTTCACGGTTATTACAAGCAGTACTGCTATCTGCCGCTGTATATTTTCTGTGGCGAGCACCTGCTGTGTGCGCAGCTCCGACCGGCCGATATCGATGCCAGTCTGGGGACAGTGGAACAGTTGCAGCGGATTGTGCCGTTGATTCGCCAGCGCTGGCCGGAGGTGCGAATCGTGATTCGCGGCGACAGCGGATTTTGTCGCGAGCCGATCATGCAGTGGTGCGAAAAGAACGAAGTCCAATACATTTTGGGGCTGGCCAAAAACGAGCGACTCAAGGAAATGATTGAGGCTCAGCGGGTGGCCGCCAAGCTCTTTTTTGACGACACGAAACAAGCCGCTCGCCTGTTCGCTGACCTGCGGTACCGGACGTTGAAAAGTTGGAGTTGCCAGCGGCGGGTTGTCGCCAAGGCCGAGCATCTCTCGAAAGGCGAGAACCCGCGGTTTGTGGTGACGAATCTGACAGAAGACCAGGCCGATGCCCGGACGCTGTATGAAGATCTGTATTGTCAGCGCGGCGAGATGGAAAACCGGATCAAGGAACAGCAGTTGTGTCTGTTCGCCGACCGGACGAGTTGTGCGACCATGCGGGCCAATCAACTGCGGTTGTGGTTTTCTTCGGTGGCCTATGTGCTGCTGGCGGCTCTGCGACGTCACGGCTTACAGGGAACCGATCACGCAAAGGCCCGCTGCGATACGATTCGCGTGAAGCTGCTCAAGATCGGGGCACAGGTGCGGGTGACGTGCCGGAAGGTGTGGCTGTCACTGTCGGAAGCATACCCGTATCGCGAGTTGTTCGGCCAGGTCTGGCAAAACCTGCAAGACCTCCCGCCGCGGCCTGTCCCTGGATGA
- a CDS encoding undecaprenyl-diphosphate phosphatase — translation MDIDQWFQVFLLGIVQGIAEFLPISSSGHLVIVNEFLPGEAAGGADDLALNIALHLGTLGSILVVYRKDLIHILRDFQMLISIVVATIPIVIVGFTLKDYIEAAFETPMVAACGLMVTALFLWLCDWLGKVESEPLDQPQTPDWKQSVLIGLFQAMAIVPGISRSGSTIAGGVMVGVSRISAARFSFLIAIPAISGATLLHGIDIARGESGATPIAVLVVGAIVSFFVGIGALEVLLKIVRKNRLRYFAIYCLAASWITIAYLVIKG, via the coding sequence ATGGATATCGATCAGTGGTTTCAAGTGTTTTTGCTGGGCATTGTCCAGGGCATAGCCGAGTTTCTTCCGATCAGTTCATCAGGTCATCTGGTGATCGTCAATGAATTTCTTCCTGGCGAAGCGGCAGGGGGAGCAGATGACCTGGCACTCAATATCGCATTACATTTGGGGACACTCGGATCGATTTTGGTCGTTTACCGAAAAGACCTCATCCACATCCTTCGTGATTTCCAGATGCTGATTTCCATTGTCGTGGCGACGATTCCCATTGTGATTGTCGGCTTCACATTGAAAGATTACATCGAAGCCGCTTTTGAAACTCCGATGGTGGCTGCCTGTGGCTTGATGGTAACCGCTTTGTTTCTCTGGCTTTGTGACTGGCTGGGGAAAGTTGAATCCGAACCCCTCGATCAACCCCAGACTCCGGACTGGAAACAATCGGTCTTAATCGGTTTATTTCAAGCGATGGCAATCGTGCCTGGGATTTCCCGCTCGGGGAGTACGATTGCTGGTGGTGTGATGGTCGGTGTCTCACGAATTTCTGCGGCTCGGTTTTCATTTCTCATCGCCATTCCCGCCATCTCAGGAGCCACACTTTTGCATGGAATCGATATCGCTCGGGGTGAATCCGGTGCGACTCCGATTGCCGTCTTAGTCGTTGGAGCAATTGTTTCGTTCTTCGTTGGCATTGGAGCGTTGGAAGTCTTGCTGAAAATTGTTCGCAAGAATCGGCTCCGATACTTCGCCATTTACTGCCTGGCTGCTTCGTGGATCACCATCGCGTATTTAGTGATCAAAGGCTGA